A single window of Drosophila suzukii chromosome 3, CBGP_Dsuzu_IsoJpt1.0, whole genome shotgun sequence DNA harbors:
- the Or94b gene encoding LOW QUALITY PROTEIN: odorant receptor 94b (The sequence of the model RefSeq protein was modified relative to this genomic sequence to represent the inferred CDS: substituted 1 base at 1 genomic stop codon) — MESTNRLSAIQSLLVIQRWIGLLKXENKEEDGLISWLKRIYPFLLHLPLTFTYIALMWYEAITSSDFEEAGQVLYMSIAELALVTKILNIWHRRNEAASLINELQHDPAYNLRNTEEVQFWQQNQRGFKRIFYWYIAGSLFVAITGYISVFFQEEYELPFGYYVPFEWRSKERYFYAWGYNVVAMTLCCLSNILLDTLGCYFMFQIASLYRLIGMRLEALKNAPEKKAKPELRNIFQLHAKVRRLTRQCEVLVSPYFLSQVVFSALIICFSAYRLVHMGFKQRPGLFVTTIQFVAVMILQIFLPCYYGNELTFHANSLTNSVFGTNWLEYSVGTRKLLICYMEFLKRPVKVRAGVFFEIGLPIFVKVKLARGVYISKGIFMLLHFYII; from the coding sequence ATGGAGTCCACGAATCGTCTAAGTGCCATCCAATCTCTGTTGGTAATTCAACGATGGATAGGACTCCTGAAAtgagaaaacaaggaagaagaTGGCCTTATATCCTGGCTGAAGCGCATTTATCCCTTTTTGTTACACCTGCCGTTGACTTTTACTTATATAGCACTCATGTGGTATGAAGCCATAACTTCATCTGATTTCGAGGAAGCTGGACAAGTTCTATACATGTCTATAGCCGAACTTGCCCTGGTCACTAAAATCCTGAATATTTGGCATCGACGCAATGAAGCAGCTAGCCTTATCAACGAATTACAACACGATCCTGCCTATAATCTGCGCAATACCGAAGAAGTTCAATTTTGGCAGCAAAATCAAAGGGGCTTTAAGCGCATCTTCTATTGGTACATCGCTGGCAGCCTTTTTGTGGCTATAACGGGATATATAAGCGTGTTTTTCCAAGAGGAGTACGAGCTGCCCTTCGGATACTACGTGCCCTTTGAATGGCGCAGCAAGGAGCGATATTTCTACGCCTGGGGCTACAATGTGGTGGCCATGACTCTGTGCTGCCTATCCAATATTCTCTTGGATACTTTGGGATGCTATTTCATGTTCCAGATAGCCTCGCTTTATAGGTTGATAGGGATGCGCCTGGAGGCTCTGAAAAATGCCCCCGAGAAGAAGGCCAAGCCGGAGTTGAGAAACATTTTCCAACTTCATGCCAAAGTCCGCCGATTGACGAGGCAATGTGAAGTCCTGGTTTCGCCCTATTTCCTATCTCAGGTAGTCTTTAGTGCTCTTATCATCTGCTTCAGTGCCTATCGACTGGTGCACATGGGCTTTAAGCAGCGCCCCGGACTTTTCGTGACCACCATACAGTTCGTGGCCGTCATGATCCTTCAGATTTTCCTACCCTGCTATTACGGCAATGAGCTGACCTTCCATGCCAATTCTCTTACCAATAGTGTCTTCGGAACCAACTGGCTGGAGTACTCCGTGGGCACTCGGAAGCTGCTCATCTGCTACATGGAGTTCCTCAAGCGACCGGTGAAAGTGCGAGCTGGGGTGTTCTTCGAAATAGGACTGCCCATCTTTGTAAAGGTGAAATTAGCAAGAGGTGTTTATATTTCCAAAGGAATTTTCATGttgttacatttttatattatctaa
- the LOC118877833 gene encoding uncharacterized protein isoform X2: MLQLCTIYACANGTLGLNLSRAPWDPYPWVSGVQAKSSAERGGVRLGDTLLELNGADVLGLRISELASRLQDHWQSGAEVVTLMMWRQQAAIDQNEDPAEASHAVQHGINQQSLQKFATCLQHISQLLECPVCLEVIKPPGWQCCNGHVLCNNCRSRSVKCPVCRVPLGPRGRCLLSDKLFTLLAESFPCDGGKSNQVTAAQGHQKLSSVNKCTNEYHNQPKMALAKSSTGKSKCGKQISRQLAVSVDQNRVPKGTEDGAEENAAAQTPSEIRRKSQEAVLQRCTLIKVQHQETAEHFSGEGHNNMLVKPKLKLSKKSWRITGRDQDGLRCNEVASMNNGGQVGQPEDQEEQEYQNYHCPTGKSCGHSYQLANKLSTVAMQDTAVGDSLGASLSAGSHKQAHSSGVNQGVTPAELEAGSIGRREWQLLRHLSGDHRLAVLQIYGTFGERLHVRPQLPQEGVACLRLSEESSSASFSSFSAFGHVRVHTFFLAVIATGGVGGDEYAVFLWHLDHLQSPQGPTFEAVIAAQGFPFRGPAHSLRRSWPEIRASGQFLTCRNLAANFEVTIQIR, translated from the exons ATGCTTCAGCTGTGCACCATCTACGCCTGCGCGAACGGGACTTTGGGCCTGAATTTGAGTCGTGCCCCCTGGGATCCGTATCCCTGGGTCAGCGGGGTGCAGGCGAAGTCGAGTGCGGAAAGGGGCGGCGTCCGGCTGGGAGATACCCTCCTGGAGCTGAACGGAGCCGATGTCCTGGGATTGAGGATCAGTGAGCTGGCCAGTCGGTTGCAGGATCACTGGCAGAGTGGCGCCGAGGTCGTGACCCTGATGATGTGGCGACAGCAGGCTGCCATCGACCAAAATGAGGATCCTGCCGAGGCATCTCATGCTGTG CAACACGGTATTAATCAACAATCGCTGCAAAAGTTTGCAACATGCCTGCAACATATTTCCCAATTACTGGAGTGTCCTGTGTGCCTTGAG GTCATCAAACCACCTGGCTGGCAGTGCTGCAATGGACACGTGCTCTGCAATAATTGCCGCAGTCGGTCCGTAAAGTGTCCGGTGTGCCGGGTTCCTCTGGGGCCCAGGGGCCGCTGTCTGCTGTCGGACAAATTATTCACCCTGCTGGCGGAGAGCTTCCCCTGCGACGGCG GGAAAAGCAACCAGGTGACTGCGGCCCAGGGCCATCAAAAACTGAGCAGCGTCAACAAGTGCACAAATGAATATCATAATCAACCGAAAATGGCGTTGGCCAAGTCGAGTACCGGCAAGTCGAAGTGCGGCAAGCAAATCTCCAGGCAACTGGCAGTTTCGGTGGACCAAAACCGAGTGCCAAAGGGGACTGAAGATGGTGCCGAGGAAAATGCTGCGGCCCAAACTCCCAGTGAAATCAGGAGGAAAAGCCAGGAGGCTGTCCTGCAACGTTGCACGCTGATAAAAGTGCAGCACCAGGAGACTGCCGAGCACTTTTCGGGGGAAGGTCACAACAATATGCTCGTTAAACCAAAGTTAAAGTTGAGTAAGAAAAGTTGGCGGATTACAGGGCGAGATCAAGACGGATTGCGCTGCAATGAAGTTGCCTCCATGAATAATGGTGGGCAGGTGGGCCAGCCGGAGGACCAGGAGGAGCAGGAGTATCAAAATTATCATTGCCCCACTGGGAAATCATGCGGCCACAGTTACCAACTGGCCAACAAATTGTCAACAGTCGCGATGCAGGACACCGCTGTTGGGGATTCACTAGGTGCATCCTTATCAGCGGGGAGCCATAAACAGGCGCATTCATCCGGAGTAAATCAGGGAGTGACCCCCGCCGAACTGGAGGCGGGGTCAATAGGTCGCCGGGAGTGGCAGCTGCTGCGCCATTTGAGCGGCGACCATCGCCTGGCAGTGTTGCAAATCTACGGCACGTTCGGCGAGCGGTTGCACGTCCGCCCCCAGCTGCCCCAGGAGGGCGTGGCCTGCCTGCGGCTGAGCGAGGAgtcctcctccgcctccttCTCCTCCTTCTCCGCTTTTGGCCACGTCAGAGTGCACACATTTTTCTTGGCTGTCATTGCAACCGGCGGCGTTGGCGGCGATGAGTACGCCGTCTTCCTGTGGCACCTGGACCACCTGCAATCACCGCAAGGACCCACTTTCGAGGCTGTCATCGCGGCACAGGGCTTCCCGTTTCGAGGACCTGCCCACTCCCTCCGCCGCAGCTGGCCAGAGATTAGGGCCTCCGGCCAGTTCCTCACCTGTCGCAACCTAGCCGCCAACTTCGAGGTGACCATTCAAATCAGGTAG
- the LOC118877833 gene encoding uncharacterized protein isoform X1, with protein sequence MSLPITDEMLQLCTIYACANGTLGLNLSRAPWDPYPWVSGVQAKSSAERGGVRLGDTLLELNGADVLGLRISELASRLQDHWQSGAEVVTLMMWRQQAAIDQNEDPAEASHAVQHGINQQSLQKFATCLQHISQLLECPVCLEVIKPPGWQCCNGHVLCNNCRSRSVKCPVCRVPLGPRGRCLLSDKLFTLLAESFPCDGGKSNQVTAAQGHQKLSSVNKCTNEYHNQPKMALAKSSTGKSKCGKQISRQLAVSVDQNRVPKGTEDGAEENAAAQTPSEIRRKSQEAVLQRCTLIKVQHQETAEHFSGEGHNNMLVKPKLKLSKKSWRITGRDQDGLRCNEVASMNNGGQVGQPEDQEEQEYQNYHCPTGKSCGHSYQLANKLSTVAMQDTAVGDSLGASLSAGSHKQAHSSGVNQGVTPAELEAGSIGRREWQLLRHLSGDHRLAVLQIYGTFGERLHVRPQLPQEGVACLRLSEESSSASFSSFSAFGHVRVHTFFLAVIATGGVGGDEYAVFLWHLDHLQSPQGPTFEAVIAAQGFPFRGPAHSLRRSWPEIRASGQFLTCRNLAANFEVTIQIR encoded by the exons ATGTCATTACCAATTACAGACGAGATGCTTCAGCTGTGCACCATCTACGCCTGCGCGAACGGGACTTTGGGCCTGAATTTGAGTCGTGCCCCCTGGGATCCGTATCCCTGGGTCAGCGGGGTGCAGGCGAAGTCGAGTGCGGAAAGGGGCGGCGTCCGGCTGGGAGATACCCTCCTGGAGCTGAACGGAGCCGATGTCCTGGGATTGAGGATCAGTGAGCTGGCCAGTCGGTTGCAGGATCACTGGCAGAGTGGCGCCGAGGTCGTGACCCTGATGATGTGGCGACAGCAGGCTGCCATCGACCAAAATGAGGATCCTGCCGAGGCATCTCATGCTGTG CAACACGGTATTAATCAACAATCGCTGCAAAAGTTTGCAACATGCCTGCAACATATTTCCCAATTACTGGAGTGTCCTGTGTGCCTTGAG GTCATCAAACCACCTGGCTGGCAGTGCTGCAATGGACACGTGCTCTGCAATAATTGCCGCAGTCGGTCCGTAAAGTGTCCGGTGTGCCGGGTTCCTCTGGGGCCCAGGGGCCGCTGTCTGCTGTCGGACAAATTATTCACCCTGCTGGCGGAGAGCTTCCCCTGCGACGGCG GGAAAAGCAACCAGGTGACTGCGGCCCAGGGCCATCAAAAACTGAGCAGCGTCAACAAGTGCACAAATGAATATCATAATCAACCGAAAATGGCGTTGGCCAAGTCGAGTACCGGCAAGTCGAAGTGCGGCAAGCAAATCTCCAGGCAACTGGCAGTTTCGGTGGACCAAAACCGAGTGCCAAAGGGGACTGAAGATGGTGCCGAGGAAAATGCTGCGGCCCAAACTCCCAGTGAAATCAGGAGGAAAAGCCAGGAGGCTGTCCTGCAACGTTGCACGCTGATAAAAGTGCAGCACCAGGAGACTGCCGAGCACTTTTCGGGGGAAGGTCACAACAATATGCTCGTTAAACCAAAGTTAAAGTTGAGTAAGAAAAGTTGGCGGATTACAGGGCGAGATCAAGACGGATTGCGCTGCAATGAAGTTGCCTCCATGAATAATGGTGGGCAGGTGGGCCAGCCGGAGGACCAGGAGGAGCAGGAGTATCAAAATTATCATTGCCCCACTGGGAAATCATGCGGCCACAGTTACCAACTGGCCAACAAATTGTCAACAGTCGCGATGCAGGACACCGCTGTTGGGGATTCACTAGGTGCATCCTTATCAGCGGGGAGCCATAAACAGGCGCATTCATCCGGAGTAAATCAGGGAGTGACCCCCGCCGAACTGGAGGCGGGGTCAATAGGTCGCCGGGAGTGGCAGCTGCTGCGCCATTTGAGCGGCGACCATCGCCTGGCAGTGTTGCAAATCTACGGCACGTTCGGCGAGCGGTTGCACGTCCGCCCCCAGCTGCCCCAGGAGGGCGTGGCCTGCCTGCGGCTGAGCGAGGAgtcctcctccgcctccttCTCCTCCTTCTCCGCTTTTGGCCACGTCAGAGTGCACACATTTTTCTTGGCTGTCATTGCAACCGGCGGCGTTGGCGGCGATGAGTACGCCGTCTTCCTGTGGCACCTGGACCACCTGCAATCACCGCAAGGACCCACTTTCGAGGCTGTCATCGCGGCACAGGGCTTCCCGTTTCGAGGACCTGCCCACTCCCTCCGCCGCAGCTGGCCAGAGATTAGGGCCTCCGGCCAGTTCCTCACCTGTCGCAACCTAGCCGCCAACTTCGAGGTGACCATTCAAATCAGGTAG
- the LOC118879475 gene encoding uncharacterized protein — MRKSWGGLQPPPTENDGENEVGSSVRLLRIPRAAPAMENYGFQLTRSKWDPYPWVCDVAAGTPAALCGLKSGDCVLEVNGKDVLGLRVAEIAKMVKSQKDCVTILCWNSECDKECDKNSICCAPMPTSLRRLSLVLESILRLVECPVCGVTISPPAMQCQNGHLLCVDCRIRSERCPVCRDFYTPRRALLAEQIFLTIANAFEMCRSENKLRQKLFAGITRPVVSGRQSRIAGGHGQQDTWRKRRPVLPTNKFLTKLLEGCAYSMDNLSPSNAATLLRTSSTEPSEIPARTSPVTATPPERTTMHAMDDASVEHPSLSTNDLQQDGVKPTAEGGDKESGTDSSSHSSAASLHPTPSSADIPAINESSGMQPIHIPPVTPSQDLPQQVVQTKPASLMYRCPCELQDIQDPAKDLHQNCCYKSAFRLL, encoded by the exons ATGAGGAAATCATGGGGAGGACTTCAGCCACCGCCCACTGAAAATGACGGGGAGAACGAAGTGGGCTCCTCCGTTCGCCTGCTGAGGATCCCAAGGGCTGCCCCGGCCATGGAGAACTACGGATTCCAGCTGACCCGCAGCAAGTGGGATCCCTATCCATGG GTATGCGATGTGGCAGCCGGCACACCTGCCGCACTCTGCGGCCTAAAATCCGGCGATTGCGTTCTGGAG GTAAATGGTAAAGATGTTCTGGGCTTAAGAGTAGCTGAGATTGCCAAAATGGTCAAAAGCCAAAAGGATTGCGTCACAATTCTCTGCTGGAACAGCGAATGTGATAAGGAATGTGATAAAAAT AGCATCTGCTGTGCCCCCATGCCCACAAGTTTGCGACGCCTGTCTCTCGTCCTGGAGAGCATCCTGCGCCTCGTCGAGTGTCCTGTCTGCGGAGTGACCATCTCTCCGCCGGCGATGCAGTGCCAAAACGGACACCTGCTCTGCGTGGACTGTCGGATACGCTCCGAGCGTTGTCCTGTCTGCCGGGACTTCTACACGCCCCGCCGGGCTCTGTTGGCGGAGCAGATTTTCCTGACCATAGCCAACGCCTTCGAGATGTGCCGATCCGAGAATAAGCTGCGGCAGAAGCTCTTCGCCGGGATAACAAGACCGGTGGTCAGTGGACGACAGAGCAGAATAGCAGGAGGACATGGACAGCAGGACACCTGGCGAAAGCGCAGACCTGTGCTGCCGACGAACAAGTTCCTAACCAAGCTGCTGGAGGGCTGTGCCTACTCGATGGACAACCTCTCCCCTTCGAATGCCGCCACCCTGTTGCGGACTAGCTCCACGGAGCCCAGTGAAATCCCGGCCAGGACATCGCCAGTGACAGCCACGCCCCCCGAAAGGACAACAATGCATGCCATGGATGACGCGAGTGTGGAGCATCCTTCACTCTCGACGAATGATTTACAGCAGGATGGGGTTAAGCCGACTGCCGAGGGCGGTGACAAGGAATCCGGAACggacagcagcagccacagcTCCGCCGCATCCTTGCATCCCACTCCGTCTTCCGCCGACATCCCGGCCATCAATGAATCTTCTGGGATGCAGCCCATTCACATACCTCCTGTCACTCCTAGCCAAGATTTGCCCCAGCAGGTTGTCCAAACTAAGCCGGCCTCGCTGATGTACCGCTGTCCCTGCGAGCTGCAGGATATACAAGATCCTGCCAAGGACCTGCACCAGAACTGCTGCTACAAATCCGCTTTTCGTTTGCTTTGA